The genomic interval GGCGCAAAAAGTGGAGTACCATTTGGGACGAAGTAAAATATTGCAGTGATAAATGCAGAAGCAACAAATAACATGAATAAAACGATACGACTCATTCTTGGGGATCAATTAAATAGCCATCATACTTGGTTTAAAACTGTGGATAATTCAGTGGTTTATGTCATGATGGAAATACGCTCCGAAACCGATTATGCCACACATCATATTCAAAAAATAGTTGGTTTTTTTGCAGCAATGCAATCTTTCTGTGCGGAATTAAAATCTAAAAATCATCAAGTACTTTATATTCATTTGAATGATGAAACCAACTTGCATTCTTTTGAGAAAAACATTCAAAACTTAGTTTCGATTCACAATTTCACTCATTTTGAATACCAGTTGCCTGATGAATATCGTGTGGATTTGGATTTAAAAAATCTTTGTCAATCCCTTTCGATTACAAATTCGGTTGTTGATTCGGAGCATTTTTTTACTACTCGAGAGGAATTAGGTCTTTTTTTCGAAGGAAAGAAAACCTTTGTAATGGAAAGTTTTTATCGCATGCTTCGAAAAAAACACACCGTTTTGATGGACGGCAATAATCCGTTAACGGGGAAATGGAATTACGATGGTGAAAACCGTAAAAAATTACCCAAAAATCACAAAGCAACCTGGCCTTTAGTTTTCGCTAATGATGTTACTGAGATTTATAATCAAATTCAGTTAACAACTATTAAAACCATCGGAACTATTGACGCAAAAGCTTTTGTTTGGCCAATTAATAGAATACAGTCATTGCGATTATTAGATTTTTTTCTTGCAGAATGTTTGCCATTATTTGGGAGCTACCAAGATACGATGTCACCAAATGAATGGTCATTGTATCATTCTAGAATATCCTTTTCTATGAATTTAAAAATGATTTCACCACAAGAAGTTATTGACAAAGCCATACAAGAATGGGGGAAAAGACCAGAGGAAATAGCGTACAATCAATTAGAAGGTTTTGTACGTCAGATAATTGGTTGGCGTGAGTACATGCGGGGTATTTATTGGCTCAAAATGCCCGAATATGGCACTATGAACTTCTTTAACAATCAAGAAAAACTACCCGATTGGTTTTGGACCGGAAACACCAAAATGAATTGTTTAAAAGATGCCATAACCCAATCATTAAATTACGCATATGCACATCACATTCAACGGTTAATGATTACTGGCAATTTTGCGCTCTTAGCCGGAATTCATCCTGACGAATTAGACGCTTGGTATTTAGGAATTTATATTGATGCCATTGAATGGGTGGAAATCACCAATACTCGAGGTATGAGTCAGTTTGCTGATGGCGGAATTGTAGGCACAAAACCGTATGTAAGTTCGGCTTCTTACATTGATAAAATGAGTCATTATTGTGGCAGTTGCTTTTATAAAAAAGAACTAAAAACGGGTAAAAAAGCATGTCCTTTTAATAGTTTATATTGGAATTTTTATGACCGAAATGAAGCTAAGTTGAGTGAAAATCCAAGAATCGGAATGATGTATAGTGCCTGGAAAAAGATGAAACCAGAAGTAAAAGTTGCCTTATTAGAACAAGCTGATTATTATTTGAAAAATATCAATGAATTATGAAAACAGCAATCGTTTGGTTTAAAACAGATTTACGATTACACGATAATGAAACACTCATAAAAGCAATTGCGCAAAGTGAGACCATTATTCCTGTCTATTGTTTTGATGAATCCCATTATAAAACAACTGATTTTGGGTTCAAAAAAACAGGCAGTTTTAGAGCA from Flavobacterium ovatum carries:
- a CDS encoding DUF2256 domain-containing protein codes for the protein MKGVKKQNLPTKICVVCQRPFAWRKKWSTIWDEVKYCSDKCRSNK
- a CDS encoding cryptochrome/photolyase family protein, giving the protein MNKTIRLILGDQLNSHHTWFKTVDNSVVYVMMEIRSETDYATHHIQKIVGFFAAMQSFCAELKSKNHQVLYIHLNDETNLHSFEKNIQNLVSIHNFTHFEYQLPDEYRVDLDLKNLCQSLSITNSVVDSEHFFTTREELGLFFEGKKTFVMESFYRMLRKKHTVLMDGNNPLTGKWNYDGENRKKLPKNHKATWPLVFANDVTEIYNQIQLTTIKTIGTIDAKAFVWPINRIQSLRLLDFFLAECLPLFGSYQDTMSPNEWSLYHSRISFSMNLKMISPQEVIDKAIQEWGKRPEEIAYNQLEGFVRQIIGWREYMRGIYWLKMPEYGTMNFFNNQEKLPDWFWTGNTKMNCLKDAITQSLNYAYAHHIQRLMITGNFALLAGIHPDELDAWYLGIYIDAIEWVEITNTRGMSQFADGGIVGTKPYVSSASYIDKMSHYCGSCFYKKELKTGKKACPFNSLYWNFYDRNEAKLSENPRIGMMYSAWKKMKPEVKVALLEQADYYLKNINEL